A section of the Ovis canadensis isolate MfBH-ARS-UI-01 breed Bighorn chromosome 1, ARS-UI_OviCan_v2, whole genome shotgun sequence genome encodes:
- the LOC138424848 gene encoding THO complex subunit 2 has translation MAAATVVIPVEWIRNWEKSGRGEFLRLCRILSENKSHDSSTYRDFQQALYELSYHVIKGNLKHEQASNVLSDISEFREDMPSILADVFCILDIETNCLEEKSKGDYFTRLVLACLYLVSDTVLKERLDPETLESLGLIKQSQQFNQKSVKIKTKLFYKQQKFNLLREENEGYAKLIAELGQDLSGNITSDLILENIKSLIGCFNLDPNRVLDVILEVFECRPEHDDFFISLLESYMSMCEPQTLCHILGFKFKFYQEPIGETPSSLYRVAAVLLQFNLIDLDDLYVHLLPADNCIMDEHKQEIVEAKQIVRKLTMVVLSSDKIDEREKEKEKEEKMEKPPDNQKLGLLEALLKIGDWQHAQSIMDQMPPYYAASHKLIALAICKLIHITIEPLYRRVGVPKGAKGSPVSALQNKRAPKQAESFEDLRRDVFNMFCYLGPHLSHDPILFAKMVRIGKSFMKEFQSDGSKREDKEKTEVILSCLLSITDQVLLPSLSLMDCNACMSEELWGMFKIFPYQHRYRLYGQWKNETYNSHALLVKVKAQTIDRAKYIMKRLTKENVKPSGRQIGKLSHSNPTILFDYILSQIQKYDNLITPVIDSLKYLTSLNYDVLAYCIIEALANPEKEKMKHDDTTISSWLQSLASFCGAVFRKYPIDLAGLLQYVANQLKAGKSFDLLILKEVIQKMAGIEITEEMTMEQLEAMTGGEQLKAEGGYFGQIRNTKKSSQRLKDALLDHDLALPLCLLMAQQRNGIIFQEGEEKHLKLVGKLYDQCHDTLVQFGGFLASNLSTEDYIKQVPSIDVLCNEFHTPHDAAFFLSRPMYAHHISSKYDELKKSEKGSKQQHKVHKYITSCEMVMAPVHEAVVSLHVSKVWDDISPQFCATFWSLTMYDLAVPHTSYEREVNKLKIQMKAIDDNQEMPPNKKKKEKERCTALQDKLLEEEKKQMEHVQRVLQRLKLEKDNWLLAKSTKNETITKFLQLCIFPRCIFSAIDAVYCARFVELVHQQKTPNFSTLLCYDRVFSDIIYTVASCTENEASRYGRFLCCMLETVTRWHSDRATYEKECGNYPGFLTILRATGFDGGNKADQLDYENFRHVVHKWHYKLTKASVHCLETGEYTHIRNILIVLTKILPWYPKVLNLGQALERRVHKICQEEKEKRPDLYALAMGYSGQLKSRKSYMIPENEFHHKDPPLRNAVASVQNGPGGGPSSSLIRSVSKLDESSIEDTDKLKERSQCRVKAVNKASSAAPKGNSSNGNSGSNSSKAVKENDKEKGKEKEKEKKEKTPATTPEARVLGKDSKEKPKEERPNKDEKAREMKERTPKSDKEKEKFKKEEKAKDEKFKTTVPNVESKSTQEKEREKELSRERDIAKEMKSKENVKGGEKTPVSGSLKSPVPRSDIAEPEREQKHRKIDTHPSPSHSSTVKVTAILPKVPLGSENYASSPVISIHCLQDSLIELKESSAKLYINHTPLPLSKNKEREMDKKDLDKSRERSREREKKDEKDRKERKRDHSNNDREVPPDLTKRRKEENGTMGVSKHKSESPCESAYPNERDKEKNKSKSSGKEKGGNSFKSEKMDKISSGGKKGVDRPLS, from the coding sequence ATGGCGGCCGCAACTGTGGTGATTCCCGTAGAGTGGATAAGGAACTGGGAGAAATCAGGGAGAGGCGAATTTTTACGTTTATGCCGGATCCTCAGTGAAAATAAAAGCCACGATAGTTCAACTTATAGAGATTTCCAGCAAGCTCTTTATGAATTATCATACCATGTCATTAAAGGAAATCTAAAGCATGAACAGGCATCTAATGTTCTTAGTGACATTAGTGAATTTCGTGAGGATATGCCCTCCATTCTTgctgatgtattctgcatattagATATTGAGACAAATTGtttagaagaaaaaagcaaaggagactaTTTTACACGATTGGTATTAGCATGTTTGTATTTAGTTTCAGACACAGTTCTAAAGGAACGCTTGGATCCAGAAACATTGGAATCGTTAGGGCTTATCAAACAATCACAGCAATTCAATCAAAAGTCAGTTAAAATCAAGACAAAACTCTTTTATAAGCAGCAAAAATTTAATTtgttaagagaagaaaatgaaggttATGCCAAACTGATTGCTGAACTGGGGCAAGATTTATCTGGAAATATTACTAGTGATTTaatcttagaaaatataaaatctttaatAGGATGCTTTAATCTGGATCCCAATAGAGTTTTGGATGTCATTTTAGAAGTGTTTGAATGCAGGCCAGAACACGATgacttctttatatctttattagAATCTTACATGAGTATGTGTGAACCGCAAACACTGTGTCATATTCTTGGGTTCAAATTCAAGTTTTATCAGGAACCAATTGGAGAGACTCCTTCATCTTTATACAGAGTTGCAGCAGTACTTCTACAATTTAACCTTATTGATTTAGATGATCTTTATGTACATCTTCTTCCAGCTGATAATTGCATTATGGATGAACACAAACAAGAAATTGTAGAAGCTAAGCAGATCGTTAGAAAACTTACAATGGTTGTATTGTCTTCTGATAAAATTgacgagagagagaaagaaaaggaaaaagaggaaaaaatggagaaacCACCTGACAACCAAAAACTTGGTTTGTTGGAAGCCTTGTTAAAGATTGGGGATTGGCAGCATGCGCAGAGCATTATGGATCAGATGCCGCCATACTACGCAGCTTCACATAAACTAATAGCCCTTGCTATTTGCAAGCTTATTCATATAACTATTGAGCCTCTCTACCGAAGAGTTGGTGTTCCTAAAGGCGCTAAAGGCTCACCTGTTAGTGCTTTGCAAAATAAGAGAGCACCAAAACAAGCAGAGAGCTTTGAAGATTTGAGGAGAGACGTCTTCAATATGTTCTGTTACCTTGGTCCCCACCTTTCTCACGATCCCATTTTATTCGCAAAAATGGTGCGGATAGGCAAGTCGTTTATGAAGGAGTTTCAGTCTGATGGAAGCAAAcgagaagataaagagaaaacgGAAGTTATCCTTAGCTGTTTGCTTAGCATTACTGACCAGGTATTACTTCCGTCTCTTTCTTTGATGGACTGCAATGCTTGTATGTCTGAGGAACTATGgggaatgtttaaaatatttccgTATCAGCATAGATACCGTCTGTATGGCCAGTGGAAGAATGAAACTTACAACAGTCATGCACTTTTAGTAAAAGTTAAAGCTCAAACAATAGACAGAGCCAAATATATCATGAAGCGTCTAACCAAGGAAAATGTGAAGCCTTCTGGAAGACAAATTGGGAAGTTGAGCCACAGCAATCCAACCATTTTGTTTGATTATATCTTGTCACAAATACAGAAGTATGATAACTTGATAACACCTGTAATCGATTCACTGAAATACCTCACTTCGTTGAATTATGATGTCTTGGCCTATTGTATCATTGAAGCTTTAGCTAatccagaaaaggagaaaatgaaacatgACGACACAACAATCTCAAGTTGGCTTCAGAGTCTGGCTAGTTTCTGTGGTGCAGTTTTTCGTAAATATCCAATTGATCTTGCTGGTCTTCTTCAGTATGTGGCTAATCAGCTAAAGGCAGGCAAAAGTTTTGACCTGCTTATACTGAAAGAAGTGATACAAAAAATGGCAGGAAtagaaattacagaagaaatgaCAATGGAGCAACTAGAAGCCATGACTGGTGGAGAGCAACTAAAAGCTGAGGGTGGTTATTTTGGCCAGATAAGAAACACTAAAAAATCCTCCCAGAGATTAAAGGATGCACTATTAGACCATGATCTTGCTCTTCCTCTCTGCTTGCTTATGGCTCAGCAGAGGAATGGGATAATCTTTCAGGAAGGtgaagagaaacatttaaaacTTGTGGGAAAACTCTATGATCAGTGCCATGATACCCTGGTACAGTTTGGTGGTTTTTTAGCATCTAATCTAAGCACAGAAGATTATATAAAGCAAGTGCCTTCAATTGATGTGCTCTGTAATGAATTTCACACACCTCATGATGCAGCATTTTTCCTGTCTAGGCCAATGTATGCACACCATATTTCGTCAAAGTATGATGAACTTAAAAAATCAGAGAAGGGAAGTAAACAGCAGCATAAAGTTCATAAGTACatcacatcatgtgaaatggtgATGGCTCCTGTTCATGAAGCAGTGGTTTCCTTACACGTTTCCAAAGTCTGGGATGACATCAGTCCTCAATTCTGTGCCACATTCTGGTCATTGACAATGTATGACCTTGCAGTTCCACATACCAGCTATGAACGGGAAGTCAATAAACTTAAAATCCAGATGAAAGCAATTGATGACAATCAGGAAATGcctccaaataaaaagaaaaaagagaaggagcGATGTACTGCCCTTCAGGACAAGCTTCtcgaagaagaaaagaaacagatggaACATGTACAGCGAGTTCTGCAGAGACTGAAACTGGAAAAGGACAACTGGCTTTTAGCAAAATCTACCAAAAATGAGACCATCACAAAATTTCTACAGTTGTGTATATTTCCTCGATGTATTTTTTCCGCAATTGATGCTGTTTACTGTGCTCGTTTTGTTGAATTGGTACATCAACAGAAAACTCCAAATTTTTCCACACTTCTTTGCTATGATCGAGTTTTCTCTGATATAATTTACACGGTCGCAAGCTGTACTGAAAATGAAGCTAGTCGATATGGGAGATTCCTTTGCTGCATGTTAGAGACTGtgaccaggtggcacagtgatagaGCCACATATGAAAAGGAATGTGGAAATTATCCAGGATTCCTTACTATATTACGAGCAACTGGATTTGATGGTGGAAATAAAGCTGATCAATTAGACTATGAAAATTTTCGACATGTTGTACACAAATGGCATTACAAACTAACCAAGGCATCAGTACATTGCCTTGAAACAGGCGAATACACTCACATCAGGAATATCTTGATTGTGCTAACAAAAATACTTCCTTGGTACCCAAAAGTTTTGAATCTGGGTCAGGCTTTGGAAAGAAGAGTGCATAAAATCTgccaagaggaaaaagagaagaggcCAGATCTATATGCATTGGCTATGGGCTACTCTGGGCAGTTGAAAAGTAGAAAGTCATACATGATACCTGAAAATGAGTTTCATCACAAAGACCCCCCTCTGAGGAATGCAGTTGCCAGTGTACAAAATGGGCCTGGTGGTGGGCCTTCTTCATCGTTGATCAGAAGTGTATCTAAGTTGGACGAAAGCAGTATCGAGGACACTGATAAATTGAAGGAGAGATCTCAGTGTCGTGTGAAAGCTGTTAATAAAGCTTCTAGTGCCGCACCAAAAGGGAATTCAAGTAATGGAAATAGTGGCTCTAACAGCAGCAAAGCtgttaaagaaaatgacaaagagaaaggaaaagagaaagaaaaagagaaaaaagaaaagactccaGCTACTACTCCAGAGGCCCGAGTACTTGGTAAAGATAGTAAAGAAAAACCAAAGGAAGAACGgccaaataaagatgaaaaagcaagagagatgaaGGAAAGAACACCTAAATCtgacaaagagaaggaaaaattcaagaaggaagaaaaagctaAAGATGAGAAATTCAAGACCACTGTCCCGAATGTAGAATCAAAGTCAactcaagaaaaggaaagagagaaggagctgTCCAGAGAACGAgatatagcaaaggaaatgaaatcaaaggaaaatgttAAAGGAGGAGAGAAAACACCAGTTTCTGGGTCCTTGAAGTCACCTGTTCCCCGATCAGATATTGCAGAGCCTGAAAGGGAACAGAAACATCGCAAAATTGATACCCATCCTTCTCCATCACATTCCTCAACAGTAAAGGTTACAGCCATACTTCCCAAAGTTCCTCTGGGTTCTGAGAACTATGCCAGCTCACCTGTCATCTCCATTCATTGTCTACAGGACAGTCTCATCGAACTCAAGGAGTCTTCAGCAAAGCTCTACATTAATCATACTCCTCTACCACTGTCCAAGAATAAGGAGAGAGAAATGGACAAGAAAGATTTGGACAAGTCAAGGGAAAgatccagagaaagagaaaaaaaagatgaaaaggacaGGAAAGAGCGGAAAAGGGATCACTCAAACAATGACCGAGAAGTGCCACCAGACTTAACCAAGAGGCGGAAAGAGGAAAATGGAACAATGGGGGTTTCAAAACACAAAAGTGAAAGTCCATGTGAGTCTGCTTATCCAAATGAGagagacaaggaaaaaaataagtcaaaatcTTCAGGCAAAGAAAAAGGTGGCAACTCATTTAAATCTGAAAAGATGGATAAAATCTCCTCTGGTGGCAAAAAGGGCGTGGACAGACCCCTAAGCTGA